The Crocosphaera sp. UHCC 0190 DNA window TAATCAATCATCAATTGAGTCATTAATTTGACTTGGATTTCAGGAATTTGATTGACAGTAGCGTTAATTTTTCCTTCTTTAATGGCATTTAATCCTTGATTCATCCCATCAAATCCAGTAATAAGAATGCCTGATCTTTGGGCCTCTGCCACTGCTTGACTAGCACCGATTGCCATCTGATCATCTGCTGCCATAATAACATCAATATCTGAAAATTTCTTTAACCAATCGGCTGTGATTTCTTTAGCTTTTGATGTTTCCCAAACTGCGGATTTCATATCCAAAATATCAAGATTATCAGCTTTTTTTATGGTTTTTAATCCTTCTAAAAATCCTTGACGACGTTCAACAGTATTTTCTTCATGTAATGATCCTTCTAAAATTAAAACATTAATATTGTGAGCAGAAGGATTAGACTTTTCTAATTGTTGAATCACCCATTTCCCCATCATTTTACCTGCCTGAAAGTTATCGAAACTGACAAAGGTTAAAATCTGATTAGTATCAATAGGCGTATCAATGATGATGACAGTAATTCCTTTATTAGTAGCTTTTTCAACCACAGGGACTAACTGAATAGAGTCTTCTGGGGCAATAATTAAGCCATCAACTTTTTTACTCTCAATTAAATCGAGAATCAGAGCAATTTGGTTTTTGACATCTCCTGTACTATTGGGTTTATCTGCTGTAAATTTGACAGTAGCTTGAATGCCAAAGTCTTGACTAACTTGTTTTATTCCTTGGTCTATCTGTTGCCAAAAAGGATCACTACTGGTTTTGAGAAGATAACCAATGCGCCAGGGTTTCGTTGCTTGAAAACTCTCTTTTATACTATCAACATCTAGGGGTTGACAAAGTTTGTGTTGAGAAAATTCTGAGGGATTTTTCTCTTGGTTTTGAGTTACAATAGCTGAGTTATTCTGTTTTTGACACGCGCCTAATAAGGAGTTTATCCCTATCAGGAGTGATATACCAATGACTCTAAACGGGCTTAGTCTTGGGCGTTTATGAATACAGTTGATAGATGTTAAAACCAATTCTCTAAAGATTTATATTATGACTATACATAGTATAGATTCTAAAAGCTGAACAGTAATTCTGGATTTTTGTCTTTTTGTTAAGAAATATATAGATTTATTAATGATTTATCTCATCATCGGTGTATCGGGTTCAGGAAAAACCACTATCGGACAAGCTTTAAGTCATCAATTAGGTTATCCTTTTTATGATGCTGATGACTTTCATCCTCCAGAAAATATCGCTAAAATGAGTCAGGGTATTCCTTTAACTGATAGCGATCGCTTACCTTGGTTAACAGCAATAAAAGACGTAATTGACCAATATCAACAGAGAGAAAAAGGCGCAGTCATTACTTGTTCTGCCCTTAAACAGTCCTATCGAAACTTCTTAGGAAAAAACACTCAAGCTCTGATCTGGATTTATTTAAAAGGAAGTTATGAACAAATTTTAAACCGTCTAGAAAACAGACAAAAACATTATATGAAATCAGGGATGTTACTGTCTCAATTTCAATCTTTAGAAGAACCAGAAAATGCCATGATTATTAATATCAATTTATCGATTGAAGACATTATACAAGAAATTATTTTAAAATTTGTCCCTTGATTGGGAAAGGAAAAATAAATTTATCTGATGAGATCAAAACCGCAAAAATAAGCAGAAACCCTGCAAAGAATAGAATTTTTGATTAAGATAACAATGTAGCAAGATAATAATAAGAATTGTGCGAGATTTTCAATCCATTCAACAAACAACCTACGACCTAATCGTAATTGGTGGCGGAGTCAATGGGGCGGGAGTCGCACGGGATGCGGCTTTGCGAGGTCTTAAAACCATTCTCATCGAAAAAGGAGACTTTGCGGGTGGCACCTCAAGCTGGTCTACCCGTTTAATTCATGGCGGGTTACGCTATCTAGAATACTTTGAATTCCCTTTAGTGCGGGAATCTTTGCGAGAACGAGAAATTCTCTTACATACGGCCCCCCATTTAGTCAGGCCTCTCTTACTAACCATACCAATATACCGCGATCGCTCTCGTCCCTACTGGAAAATTTGGGCGGGAATGTGCCTTTATGACATTTTAAGTGCAGATAAGACTGTTCCTGCCCATCGAATGCTCTCCACCGCCAAATTTAAGCAACTCTTTCCGGCCCTAGATCCCGATGGGTTGGTTGGTGGCGCGCAATATTATGATGGTCAAGTAACCTATGCAGAAAGACTCTGTTTAGAGAACATTCTCTCTGCTGATGAGGCCGGGGCCACGGTGCTAAATTATGTCAAAGTCACCCAATTACACCGTCAAGGGGATAAAATCAGCCATTTAACCTGTAAAGATGGCCTAACGGGACAAGAATTCACCATCACAGGGAAAGATAATTGCATGGTGATTAATACTTCTGGCCCTTGGGTGGACGATGTGTGTCAATTAGGGGTTAAAGATGGGGAAAATGCCCCCATTGGCAAAACCCAGAAAATTGGGGGTACAAAGGGCAGTCATATCGTGGTAGATCCCTTTGCAGGTGCGCCTGATACCAGTTTATATGTCGAAGCAAAATCCGATGGCCGTCCCTTCTTTATTGTGCCTTGGTTGGGAATGTATTTAATTGGGACAACGGACTATAAATTTGAGGGGACACCGGATCAACTGAAGGCCGATAATGACGAAATTGATTATTTATTGCGGGAAACCAATAATATTATCCCCAATGCTCAGTTATCCCGTGAAGACGTTAAGTTTACCTATTCTGGGGTGCGTCCTTTACCCAATGAAGAAGGGAAAAAAGCGGGGAGTATTACCCGTCGTCA harbors:
- a CDS encoding gluconokinase yields the protein MIYLIIGVSGSGKTTIGQALSHQLGYPFYDADDFHPPENIAKMSQGIPLTDSDRLPWLTAIKDVIDQYQQREKGAVITCSALKQSYRNFLGKNTQALIWIYLKGSYEQILNRLENRQKHYMKSGMLLSQFQSLEEPENAMIININLSIEDIIQEIILKFVP
- the glpD gene encoding glycerol-3-phosphate dehydrogenase, with product MRDFQSIQQTTYDLIVIGGGVNGAGVARDAALRGLKTILIEKGDFAGGTSSWSTRLIHGGLRYLEYFEFPLVRESLREREILLHTAPHLVRPLLLTIPIYRDRSRPYWKIWAGMCLYDILSADKTVPAHRMLSTAKFKQLFPALDPDGLVGGAQYYDGQVTYAERLCLENILSADEAGATVLNYVKVTQLHRQGDKISHLTCKDGLTGQEFTITGKDNCMVINTSGPWVDDVCQLGVKDGENAPIGKTQKIGGTKGSHIVVDPFAGAPDTSLYVEAKSDGRPFFIVPWLGMYLIGTTDYKFEGTPDQLKADNDEIDYLLRETNNIIPNAQLSREDVKFTYSGVRPLPNEEGKKAGSITRRHIFFDHGKEGVKNLISLVGGKLTTYRQVGEEIVDIVYQKLGKSAPPCPTEDQPLPGYILQTDPRIKQAHDKYQDKVSRRSIDHLFAMYGAKALDVLGLTEVEPDLGTLITSNLPDIKAQIVYGVRQEYAYTLVDLARRRTAIAMEGKYGLEALPSLIDTLQKYCGWDEYKCATAKDNYLKYMKNNCIPDFDAVDSDLEPRNWDREEVPVF
- a CDS encoding sugar ABC transporter substrate-binding protein yields the protein MVLTSINCIHKRPRLSPFRVIGISLLIGINSLLGACQKQNNSAIVTQNQEKNPSEFSQHKLCQPLDVDSIKESFQATKPWRIGYLLKTSSDPFWQQIDQGIKQVSQDFGIQATVKFTADKPNSTGDVKNQIALILDLIESKKVDGLIIAPEDSIQLVPVVEKATNKGITVIIIDTPIDTNQILTFVSFDNFQAGKMMGKWVIQQLEKSNPSAHNINVLILEGSLHEENTVERRQGFLEGLKTIKKADNLDILDMKSAVWETSKAKEITADWLKKFSDIDVIMAADDQMAIGASQAVAEAQRSGILITGFDGMNQGLNAIKEGKINATVNQIPEIQVKLMTQLMIDYLEGKRQYFPPCQLIWKNQTESSLIITLENIDQYLK